One Actinomadura viridis genomic region harbors:
- a CDS encoding phosphatase PAP2 family protein has translation MQAPGFSADWYRAVTEFAHGTPAWVHSVAEIGTDAGLLLFAALFVAGWWRARVRDSREMGLALLAPVAVVAAYLVSEVSKSFLREERPCRAVAGALNIAECPSVGDWSFPSNHATIAAASAAAIVVTWRAMAPLVLPLAVVMAFSRVFVGVHYPHDVAAGFVVGVVVAPLVALVAVRLVAVLVTSLRGVGAGAVLLGRPPVVEGPPSPAVGGGMPAAGAAVTSPDVMAGSGPVPPRRG, from the coding sequence ATGCAAGCGCCAGGGTTCAGCGCCGATTGGTATCGCGCGGTCACCGAGTTCGCCCACGGGACGCCTGCGTGGGTGCATTCGGTGGCGGAGATCGGGACGGACGCGGGACTGCTGCTGTTCGCCGCGCTGTTCGTGGCGGGCTGGTGGCGTGCGCGCGTGCGGGACTCTCGGGAGATGGGTCTGGCGTTGCTGGCGCCGGTCGCGGTGGTGGCGGCGTACCTGGTCAGTGAGGTGTCCAAGTCGTTCCTGCGGGAGGAGCGGCCGTGCCGGGCGGTGGCTGGGGCGTTGAACATCGCCGAGTGCCCGTCGGTGGGTGACTGGTCGTTCCCGAGCAATCACGCGACGATCGCGGCGGCGTCGGCGGCGGCGATCGTGGTGACGTGGCGGGCGATGGCGCCGCTGGTGCTGCCGCTGGCGGTGGTGATGGCGTTCTCGCGGGTGTTCGTGGGCGTGCACTACCCGCATGATGTGGCGGCGGGTTTCGTGGTCGGCGTGGTGGTGGCGCCGCTGGTGGCGCTGGTGGCGGTGCGGTTGGTGGCGGTGCTGGTGACGTCGCTTCGTGGTGTGGGGGCCGGTGCGGTGTTGCTGGGGCGTCCGCCTGTGGTGGAGGGTCCTCCCTCCCCCGCCGTGGGGGGCGGGATGCCTGCGGCGGGGGCGGCGGTGACCTCTCCTGATGTGATGGCGGGTTCGGGGCCGGTTCCGCCGCGGCGGGGCTGA
- a CDS encoding response regulator, giving the protein MIRVLLADDEAMIRAGVRAILSADPGIEVVAEAGDGRQAIEQALAHRPDVALLDIRMPHLDGLATAAELARALPTTSVIMLTTFGEDDYIARALAGGASGFLLKSGDPHELLAGVHAVAGGAAYLSPKVAHRVITELGGGRMSHGTAARRRTDTLTPRERQVLALVGEGLSNAEIARRLHVVEGTVKAYVSAILTRLDVKNRVQAAIVAYEAGLVPKT; this is encoded by the coding sequence GTGATCCGCGTCCTGCTCGCCGACGACGAAGCGATGATCCGCGCCGGGGTGCGGGCGATCCTGTCCGCCGACCCCGGCATCGAGGTCGTCGCCGAGGCCGGCGACGGGCGCCAGGCCATCGAGCAGGCCCTCGCGCACCGCCCCGACGTGGCCCTCCTGGACATCCGCATGCCCCACCTGGACGGCCTGGCCACCGCCGCCGAACTCGCCCGCGCCCTCCCCACCACCTCGGTGATCATGCTCACCACCTTCGGCGAGGACGACTACATCGCCCGCGCCCTCGCCGGCGGCGCCTCCGGATTCCTCCTCAAATCCGGCGACCCCCACGAACTCCTCGCCGGCGTCCACGCCGTCGCCGGCGGCGCCGCCTACCTCTCACCCAAGGTCGCCCACCGCGTCATCACCGAACTCGGCGGAGGCCGCATGTCCCACGGCACCGCCGCACGACGCCGCACCGACACCCTCACCCCACGCGAACGCCAAGTACTGGCCCTGGTCGGCGAGGGACTGTCCAACGCCGAGATCGCCCGACGCCTCCACGTCGTCGAAGGCACCGTCAAGGCCTACGTCAGCGCCATCCTCACCCGCCTCGACGTCAAGAACCGCGTACAGGCCGCCATCGTGGCCTACGAGGCCGGTCTGGTCCCCAAGACCTGA
- a CDS encoding sensor histidine kinase, whose amino-acid sequence MNGQNDPRPGVLPAAQGPRTIREVLAHPASSPAVLDAALWAAVSLPVLLGMMLPPAPSEPGWWAQGAGLALMAAAVAAGRAWPLAPLLTTTALIAVHGNFVFGLPVMAYLTGRRMARARPVLWAFTAVFAVGTTLNIVRGIDVTTWFPLTIWLVLLGVLPWLVGRYWRQYQELVHAGWERAERLEQQQRIVAERERLRERARIAQDMHDSLGHELALIAVRAGALQVAPGLDERHRRAAAELRAGAAEATEHLREIIGVLREGTWSATGPDSTPGPGFGLGHAGEPAAPTRPVHESITELVERAHASGIPVRLLTGPAQAPETQAPDTSAPETPEPGTPHTPEPEPEPAPMVTLAAHRVVQEALTNATKHAPGAPITVRLTRTPGGLTVSITNRPPPTTTPPPAPTAGTGGGHGLAGLAERVRLAGGTLRTGPTTDGGFQVHAHLPDVPPGTPPPPPTTAQHPPTGPTPPPRTQTESARRLARERRQVRRGLVTAIAVPTGLVAALSAVMVGYYAFVTLNSVLPPSQYAALRPGTEQATVQRTLPPKELISAETRRNEYPEPPGTRCRYYRADANILGLGTVYRLCFTGGRLAHKDALRPPRPTPE is encoded by the coding sequence GTGAACGGCCAGAACGACCCACGGCCCGGCGTCCTGCCCGCCGCACAAGGACCACGGACCATACGCGAGGTCCTGGCCCACCCCGCCTCCAGCCCGGCCGTCCTGGACGCGGCCCTGTGGGCGGCGGTGTCCCTCCCGGTGCTCCTGGGCATGATGCTGCCGCCCGCACCCTCCGAACCGGGATGGTGGGCCCAGGGCGCCGGGCTGGCGCTGATGGCCGCCGCGGTCGCCGCCGGCCGCGCCTGGCCCCTCGCCCCCCTCCTGACCACCACCGCGCTGATCGCCGTCCACGGCAACTTCGTCTTCGGGCTGCCGGTGATGGCCTACCTCACCGGACGCCGCATGGCCCGCGCACGCCCGGTGCTGTGGGCCTTCACCGCCGTCTTCGCCGTCGGAACCACACTCAACATCGTCCGCGGCATCGACGTCACCACCTGGTTCCCCCTGACCATCTGGCTGGTCCTGCTGGGCGTACTGCCCTGGCTGGTAGGCCGCTACTGGCGCCAGTACCAGGAACTGGTCCACGCCGGATGGGAACGCGCCGAACGCCTCGAACAGCAGCAGCGCATCGTCGCCGAACGCGAACGGCTGCGCGAACGCGCCCGCATCGCCCAGGACATGCACGACTCCCTGGGCCACGAACTCGCCCTCATCGCGGTACGGGCCGGCGCGCTGCAGGTCGCCCCCGGCCTGGACGAACGGCACCGCCGCGCCGCCGCCGAACTGCGCGCCGGCGCGGCCGAGGCCACCGAGCACCTCCGCGAGATCATCGGAGTCCTCCGCGAAGGCACCTGGTCCGCCACCGGCCCCGACTCCACCCCCGGCCCCGGCTTCGGCCTCGGCCACGCGGGCGAACCGGCGGCGCCTACCCGCCCGGTCCACGAGAGCATCACCGAACTGGTCGAACGCGCCCACGCCTCGGGCATCCCCGTCCGGCTTCTCACCGGCCCCGCCCAGGCCCCCGAAACCCAGGCCCCCGACACTTCGGCCCCCGAAACCCCAGAGCCCGGCACCCCGCACACGCCCGAACCCGAACCCGAACCCGCGCCGATGGTGACCCTGGCCGCGCACCGCGTCGTCCAGGAGGCACTCACCAACGCCACCAAGCACGCCCCCGGCGCCCCGATCACGGTACGCCTGACCCGCACCCCCGGCGGGCTCACCGTGTCGATCACCAACCGACCACCCCCCACCACCACCCCGCCACCCGCTCCCACCGCAGGCACCGGCGGCGGGCACGGACTGGCCGGCCTGGCCGAACGGGTACGCCTGGCCGGCGGCACCCTGCGCACCGGCCCCACCACCGACGGCGGCTTCCAGGTCCACGCCCACCTGCCCGACGTACCCCCCGGCACGCCACCCCCGCCCCCCACCACCGCACAACACCCCCCGACCGGCCCCACGCCACCACCACGGACACAGACCGAATCGGCGCGCAGGCTGGCACGCGAACGCCGCCAGGTCCGCAGGGGACTGGTCACCGCCATCGCCGTCCCCACCGGACTGGTGGCGGCCCTGTCGGCGGTCATGGTCGGCTACTACGCCTTCGTCACCCTGAACTCGGTCCTGCCCCCCTCCCAGTACGCCGCCCTGCGCCCGGGAACCGAACAGGCCACCGTGCAGCGAACACTGCCCCCCAAGGAACTGATCAGCGCCGAGACCCGCCGCAACGAATACCCCGAACCACCCGGCACCCGATGCCGCTACTACCGCGCCGACGCCAACATCCTGGGCCTGGGAACGGTCTACCGGCTCTGCTTCACCGGAGGGCGGCTGGCCCACAAGGACGCCCTGCGGCCACCACGGCCGACGCCCGAGTGA